DNA sequence from the Lachancea thermotolerans CBS 6340 chromosome H complete sequence genome:
GGTCCCTCGTCTAGCGCGGTTTCGACtaaggaagaggaagaccAAGACATAAACAAGACAGCAGGCGAATCATCTTCCTACGAGGAGGACAAAAGCGTCAGTAAACAGACTCGCACGGAGGCTCCGCACGATGTGTTCGCAGACCTAAATGGGTCATGGGGTGGGAGTGAGCGACTCAACGCAATTTTCAATGGGCCCCTGTTGGACAGCGACAAGCTGACCAGCCACAAAGACCGCAATGACTGGTCTGAGTACCTGGAGTCTGTGAAGGCCTTCTACTATACAAACGGTCCCCTCAACCAGGACCTTGAGGCAGGTCTTCGCAGGGAAGGTTCCAGTAACCTCGACGACAcagaggaaaacaagctaCACACATTTTTAGAGAAGCAACGCTCGGACTTCAAAGAGACTCGAAAACACTGGAGACAGCTCGAGCggcaaaaaaaacaaaaatgggTCCCAACACTACGCAAACTACTTCTGGACAGTCAATATCTACCCTTAAGTTTCCGTATGTTCATTGTTATCCTGTCTGCCATCGCGCTGGGCCTGGCTATCCgcattttccaaaattctAAAGGTGAACTTGAGTTTTCCGGGTCTTCTGTCCCGCAGCAGGCAAGCACTATCATGGCGATCTGCGTCAACTCCATCGCAGTGCTATATTTGTTTTATATTGCCTATGATGAGTTTTCTGGCAAGCCCTTGGGACTGCGGGATCCTGTGGGCAAGCTCCGGCTAATTCTGCTCGATCTACTCTTCATCATTTTTTCGAGTGCCAACCTGGCACTGACTTTTAATACACTTTACGACAAACAATGGGTGTGCACTGAGGGGAAGTACTCCGAGGATGAGCTACCAAAAATGGAATATATCTGCAGGAAGCAGAGAGCTCTGGCATCATTTCTATTTGTCGTACTTTTCATGTGGGTGGTGACTTTTACGGTCAGCATCCTCAGGGTGGTGGAGAAAATGAGTTCAGGCTCACCACGGTAAACGTTGCCTGAAGGCAGACATTCGTCAAGTAAATTTCGAGATATTTAAAAGAACTAACGCTCAAACTAACCGTTACATTTCTCTCGGTAGTCCCTCCTCTTGTTGCCGATGAGCCGTTGAAAGGTATGTTTTCGTAGGAGTGGCAAATCCTAATTCGTACCAAACTAAACAACCTTACGCTGGCCCAGATCGGTTAGAACTTGGAATAAGTAAGGCGATCCAGTCGGCTTTTAAGTGATTAACGCATTATGTCTGACACTTTACCAAGGGCGGATGATCTAGAAGCTACTTGGAATTTCGTAGAACCAGGAATCCACCAGATATTGGGCCGTGATGGgacagcttcttcaactttaaAGAGGGTGGATAAAGTGCTCTCACCTGCGATGTATATGGAAGTTTACACGGCTATTTACAACTACTGCGTGAACAAATCGAGCTCAGCCGGCCAATTCAACACTGATAGCAGCAGACAGAATCAGTCTTCGCTGTTGGTGGGCGGCGAAATCTACCAGAAATTAAAAGATTGCTTGCAAAACTACTTGTCAGGTCTACAAAGGGACGCAAATGAGAGTTTCTTGCAGTTTTATGTGAGACGTTGGAAGCGGTTTACCGTGGGAGCGGTGTTCCTTAATCATGCGTTTGACTACATGAACAGGTACTGGGTGCAGAAGGAGAGAAGTGACGGCAAAAGACATATATTTGACATCAACACCCTATGTCTGATGACATGGAAGGAGGTGATGTTTGACAAAAACGTCGATCTCTTGGTGAAGGAAGTCTTGGAGCAAATAGAGCTACAAAGAGACGGTCATGTAATTCTGCAAACTGACACCACCGTCGCAATTCGGTCCTTTGTGGCTCTTGGCATTGATCCTCAGGacctgaaaaagctcaacttGAACGTTTACATACAGCATTTCGAGAAGCCGTTTTTGGAGAGCACGCGGCAGTATTACCGCAAGTTGTCCAGGGAGTATCTCGCTTCACACTCTGTGACAGAATATATCTTCGAAGCTCAggaaaagatcaaagaTGAGGAAACTAAGATCGTGCTCTATCTTGATGAGCACACTAAGAAGCTGCTGTCAGAGGCCTTGAATTCGGTTCTCATCACCGACCACTCGGAGGCTCTCGAGAACGAGTTCATCTCGCTGCTAGATTCCCGCGATGAAAACAAGATTGCTACTTTGAACAGCCTCATGCAGAGAGATATCCTACTACTGCCTAAGCTAGCTCAAGCATACGAAGAGTATGTGAAGAAAACCGGTGAGCAAGAGATCTCTCGTCTACTCGCAGAACATAGAGCAAAGCTCAGCGAGAACGCGGAAGAGAACGCGGGTTCCAAGAAGTCTGCCGCTGGCCCAGCTGTGCCTCCTAACGAGTAcgtcaagaagctcatcgaggTTTACGAGACCTTCATCAAGATCACTCGCGActgctttcaaaatggtTCTTTGTTCACAAAGGCACTGGACAATGCATGCCGTGCGTACATCAATGCGAATGAGCTGGCAATTCCACCTGGCTCACCAAAGTCAGTCACGTCAAAGACGCCGGAGATGCTCGCCAAATACAGTGACCAGTTGCTTAAAAGATCCGCAAAAGCAACAGAGGGTGCCTCGGAGTTGTCTGCCGACGACATTATGACCATATTCAAGTTCCTGACTGACAAGGACGCGTTCGAGACCCACTACAGAAGACTGTTTGCCAGGCGTTTGATCCATGGCACTTCGAcgtctgaagaagacgaggagaTGGTTATTCAGCGCCTGCAAAGCGAGAACAGCATGGAATACACCGGGAAGATTACGAAGATGCTGCAAGACATACGACTGTCGAAGCagcttgagaaagagtTTGAGAGCGCGATCAAAATTGCGCCAGACTACAGCAGGGCCAAATATCCTGAGTTCCAACCGTTCGTCCTTGCTGAGACCATGTGGCCTTTCTCATACCAAGACGTGGAGTTCAATCTCCCTCAGGAGTTAGTTCCCACGCACAGGGGTCTTGAGAAGCTGTACACCAACAAGCACAACGGAAGAGTGCTAAAGTGGCTGTGGCCGCTGTGCCGTGGTGAAGTGGTCGCCGACATCGGGAAGCCAGGAAAGCCCCCATTCATTTTTACTGTGACATTGTTCCAGATGGCCATCTTGCTGGCCTTCAACGACCGCTCAACGTTTACCCTCGAGGAGATACAGGAGCACACCAGCCTGAGCGCCTCCAACATTGCGTCCTCAATAATCCCCTTTATTAGATGGAAGCTTatccagcagcagccaCCCGGGCTCGACGCGCTCTCACGCATGGATACCCAATTTAAGCTGTCTACCCCATACAAGGCTCTCAAAACGCGCATCAACTTCGCAGCGGGCGTGAAGAGCGAAGCGCCAGGCAGCATCGGGGGTAAGAGCGGAGAGCCTTCGGAGCTTCAGAAGATTGAAAAGGAGCTCTCTACTGAAAGACAAATTTTCCTTGAGGCCTGCATCGTTAGAATCATGAAAGCCCGCAGAAAGCTGCCCCACGCGACTCTGGTCAATGAGTGTATTGCGCAATCCCACCAGCGTTTCAACGCTAAAGTTTCTCTCATTAAAAGGGCCATCGATAACCTGATTGCTAAGGAGTATCTGCAGAGGTGCGATGACGGAGAGTCCTACGAGTATTTAGCATAAACGCGGCTCCATTTCATTGCAGCGGCATAATCGCGCCGCTCAAATCGAGGTGCCAATGTTTGCCAGCGCACATTTAGTCTCTTTTAAATCACGAGCTAGCCGCGGCTTTGTCATGTCGAGGCCCGACCCGTGCTCCCCTGGAATTATATCCTGCGCTTTTTCTCTCGTGGATACGCTTACGCATGCATCGCTACAGTGCAGGGAATTACAATTTTACCACaggaaaaatttttcacttcCGCAGGAATAGTCATTGAATGACCAGTGCAAATAGCGAAGCCAGTCAATATTAGATCCGGTGACTAACCGCAGCTAAATCCCatcgtttttgaagcagctaTAAAGCGGTATCTATAAGAAGTCGGCGAGACAGATTTGATATTCTGATCATAAAGCCAAAAATTGCACTAAGATGAGCAACTCCGGATTTCAGCAAGTTACTGAATCGACTACACAAGTAGAGCGCCCTAACCCCTACGGGCCAAACCCCGCTGACTACCTATCGAATGTGGCGAACTTCCAGCTGATTGACTCCACCCTGAGAGAGGGTGAGCAGTTTGCCAACGCTTTTTTCACGACGGAGAAGAAGATAGAGATCGCTAAGGCCCTAGATGACTTTGGTGTGGACTACATCGAGCTGACCTCGCCTGTGGCGTCGGAGCAAAGCAGGAGCGACTGTGAGGCGATCTGTAAGCTGGGATTGAAGGCTAAGATCCTGACTCACATCCGTTGCCACATGGACGACGCCAAAGTCGCAGTTGAGACCGGCGTTGACGGTGTGGACGTTGTCATCGGCACTTCCAAGTTCCTGAGGCAGTACTCCCACGGCAAGGACATGAACTACATTGCCAAGAGCGCGATCGAGGTGATCGAGTTTGTCAAGTCCAAGGGCATCGAGATCAGATTCTCGTCTGAGGACTCTTTCAGATCGGACCTTGTGGATCTGCTGAATATCTACAAGACCGTGGACAGCATCGGTGTTAACAGAGTGGGTATTGCCGACACAGTTGGTTGTGCGAACCCCAGACAGGTTTACGAGCTGCTGAGAACCTTGAAGACCGTGGTACACTGCGACGTGGAGTGCCACTTCCACAACGACACCGGGTGCGCCATCGCCAACGCCTACACCGCTCTAGAAGGCGGCGCCAGGCTGATTGATGTGGCCGTGTTGGGCATTGGTGAGAGAAATGGTATCACGCCCCTGGGTGGGCTGATGGCGAGAATGATCGTGGCTGCGCCCGAGTACGTCAAGTCCAAATACAAGCTGCATAAAATCAGAGACATCGAGAACCTGGTCGCTGAGGCCGTCGAGGTCAACATTCCATTCAACAACCCTATCACCGGCTTCTGTGCATTCACCCACAAGGCAGGCATTCACGCCAAGGCTATCCTGGCTAACCCATCTACTTACGAGATTCTGAACCCACACGACTTCGGGTTGAAGAGATACATCCACTTCGCCAACAGGCTGACAGGCTGGAACGCGATCAAGTCGAGAGTCGACCAGCTGAATCTGAACATGTCCGACGAGCAGTGCAAAGAGGTCACAatgaagatcaagaagctgggcGACATCAGGCCGTTGAGCATCGACGACGTGGACTCTATCATTAAGGACTTCCACTCGGAGATCACCACGCCACAGCTCAGAAACATGGACGCGCAGGGCAGCGACGACTTGAACAACCTCGACATCAGCGCGCCTGCCGCTAAGAAGGCTAAAAAGTCCCAGTGAGCAccagcgcgcgccgcggGTTATGATAATCTTCTATATCTATAAATCATGTGTAAATGATAATACACGCAAGCAACTAACTTCAGGGATGTCCGCCCCCCGCCTTTATACTTGGCACACGTAGAGGCTGCCCTGCTCGGTGCTTATCAGTAACTTATCGGAGCGGGAGTCGTAGTCCATGTCTATAACGTCAAAAGCCCGTGCGGAGACCTGGCTCGCGAAGTCGAGCACCTGGCGGCCCGACGTTGCGTCGAAAAGCGAGCCCTGCGCGGCGACGAATCGGTCCTGTCTCACAAACTTGCACCGCTGAAGGAACTTGTGCGGGTTGGCGGATGCGGGGAGTGTGGCAGATGCCAGCAGCCGGGAGCCCTCCCTGGTGGGCTCCAGTTTGGCGTCGCTGACGTGTATCTGGTGGTCGAACGCGAGCGTACACAGCTTGCCACTGGCCGAAACGTCGAGAGACGTGACCGCGTCCGAGTGGGCCGCAGGCCAGCTGGAAAACGCGTGGTCTGCGCTGCGGCGGAGGTCGTAGGCTCTGATGACGGGCTCGAGCCCGGACGCGTAGACGAGGTGCTCGTTCTGCGGATCCTGGGCCACGGCGAAGAGAGGAAACTCGGAAGCGGCCTGCCACACGGGGCGCTTGGCGCCGGACGCGTCCCAGACCTTGAGGGCGCCGTCGTCGCCGACCGAGGCGAAACGGCTCTCACCCAGCGCGCGCACCTGGTTGACGACGCGGCGGTGGCCCGCGAGGCCCCGCAGCAGCTGGCCGGTTTCGAGGTCGCAAAGCGCAAGGCGGGTGTCGGACGAGCCGGTGACCGCGCAGCGGTCGCCGAGCGCGTCCAGCGCGGTGATGGCGGCGTTGCCGTGGTGGTAGCTGTCGATGGTGTAGTTTTGGCCGGAGTCCAGGTCCCAGAGCGAGAGGTGCGGGTCGAGGCCCGCGGAGAGCGCGAGCGACCCGGCGCGGAGGAGGCGGCAGGCGAGCACGGCGTGGTCGTGGGCACTGGCGAGCTCGAGGGGCGCGGGGGCGGAGGGCATGGCGGTGGGAGGCGTGGTTGAGATGAGCTGAGGGCGGCGATggagatgagatgagctggGGCAGGCCGCACGTGACGGAGAGATGACGTCACGCGACGAGACAAGATCCCACGTGATGTACCCGCGCCGTCACGTGACTACGTCCCTACCACGTGACAAACCACCATCCACGTCCCACCGCCCACACACCCCTGACATAAGCACCGGGCTTACGTAAACCCACTCCCCCGCATCCCGCCCACGTCATCGCCCCACGCTGGCCCCCGCCAATCACAGCGCCCACAATTCCGCGCCCCCTCGTCCTCCGCGACCTCCCCAAACACCGCGTCCGGTTGGCGGGCGCTCGCCCGCGCGTGCTCGCCCGTCCGCGCGGGCGAGCACGCGGACTGCTTTCGGTGTCCGCGCCAGCACAAAAGGGGCAGTTCTGGAAAAGCTACCGCAGCTCGCCCTGTTAGCGCAGGTGTTAAATTCGGAGCACAAAAGTCCAAAGCAGGATAATTCGCACCGGAAGGTATCGCAGAGAACCCGCTCGCACTCGCACACACccgcacacacacacatacACAATACTCGGAACAATGTTGAGCCAATCCGCACGCGCtagtttgaaaaagtctctgaagctgcagctgccCGCCATGCCCGCCATGCCCGCCGTGGGCGGGCGGTTCTACTCGGAGGGCTCTGTCGGGTCGCCCCGCGGCGAAGGCGCGGACGACTCGTTCGTGAGGCGGGAGCGCGCGCAGGAGGACTACTTCATCAGACAGCACGAGAAAGAACAGCTGGAGAAGTTGAGACAGCAGGtcaagcagcagcagcagaagatCGAGCACCTGGAGGGCCGCCTGGGCGACAAGCTGAAGGAGGGCCAGTGAGCTAGCcgccgcgccgccgcgccgcgTAGCACTACTACATACATCATCCATACATATTCTTTAAACGTTTAGCAGCTGCCGAGAGCGGAGAGAGAGCGCGGCGACGGCTCCGTGTGTGGTGACAGATCAGAGGGCGGGGAATGggggcgcgggcgcgcgccTCGGGTGGCCTGGCTGGTGGCCGCGAGGCGCGCGGTAGCAGCGGGAGTTGCACGCCGGCCGGCGCCCGCCTCTGGCGGGCGCCACGCGGCGTTTTATGAGTGGTCACTACGTACGGAGACCAGCGCCGGGCTATATAACGCTGAGCTGAGGTGCGTGTCGTCGTCCGCGCAGGACTTGCCCTTCGCCTCAGCACCAACAGCCATGACAGACCCCTGCAAGCCACAGGCGTGCGCGATACAAGGTATGTGAGTGCCCGCTCCAGCGCTGCTCCCGCCCGCAACTAACATCCCGCAGGCTGTCTCACCAAGACCGGGTTCGACGAAAGCAAGTGCTCCCACCTCATCGACAGCCTCTACGAGTGCTGCTCCAAGTTCTACAACGAGCGCGGCGCCGACGCGCGCACGCCCTGCTGCCCCGTGCCGTCGCTGCTGCGGCTGAAGCTCGAGCAGCGCGCCTGCGGGCCGCTTGACGCCAAACGGGTGCGGTGAGCCCGCGAACGCGCGCGGACTCGCTACTGCAAGATAGAAATGTGCATTTAGAACCGCGTAGCCTGCCCACTCGCGGGTTTCCCCGCGCGGCAAGGCACGACTTTGAAAGGTTGGTAAAAACGCGATGGCCCCATGAATCGCCATCATGGAAAATCACTCTAAGACTACCGCGAGCACGAAGACGCCAGGCCTTGGAGCATCCTGGGTGCGTAACGTTCATGGAAGAGATGCAACGTACCGTGACTCTGGGTGTCTAGATAAAAGACATTGTATTGGTTTTGtaagaaagagagaaagCGAAGGCTACTTCTGCCGGAGCCGGCGTATTTATACACAggcggcgggcgcgccgGGTAACGGACGTGCGTGGCCGGGCGAGGGCTGGAGCACGTGACAGTACAAGCCATGTGACCATATATctcagtcacgtgcctcGTACTCCCGCACGTCGGGCACGAACTGCTTCGCCGGGCTCTCGTCCGTCACCCACAGCCGCGTGCCGCTCACGTTGCTAATGCTGTTCTCCATGCGTACGCTGCGCTCGAACTCCTGCAGCGCGTCCTCGATGGTGGCGGGCGCCAGCCCTACGTCTAGCAGCTGCTTCCGCAGCATCGCGACGTGCAGTGCCACCTTCATCTGGCGCGTCTGCACGAGCTTGCGCTCATTGAGGATCTGCAGCTCGCGCTTCTTGCGCTGCGCGTTCATCTGCttggcgatgagctccTGGGCCTGGCGCGCCTTGAGTGCCTGCTCCTCGAGCCGCAGCTCCGCGGCGAGCCGCGCGCGGTAGTTGTCCACAGCAAAGAACGACAGCGCCAGCACGGAGAACAGCGTTGCGAGCTCCAGGAACGGCTTGCGCGCGGGCTCGCGCGGCGCGTGGAAGGGTGCCATGGGCGCCGCAGGCGTGGCAGGTGCGAGCCGCGGGCCCAGGCTACCGAAGTAGGTGGGTGGAGTGCTGTAGTAGCGGCGCGTGCTTCGGAGCATCTTCAGCGCGTGCTGGCGGTCGCGGGCGCGTCGCGCTAGCGTTTACATCTTATATTAACTAAATCAACGGCGAGCCGGACTGTATCTCGTGAGATGTGATACAAACACAGCGGTGGACCCGTGACCGAGATCGCGTACTCGCGGCGACGTACTCGCGCATCGAACTCTCCGGTGATGACGTGGAAACGCAGTTAAGTTACAAAGTATTTAGAACGTGACGATCAGTGTCCCGGGCGAACTTAGTGACGACGAGAGGCGGTGATGATGTCGTTCATCTCCTCGACCTTAGCCTTGGCTCTGCCGAAAGTACccaatctcttcttggcgaCCTTTCTGGCTCTCTTCTCACCGGCGTTTCTGATCAAGTCGATCAATCTTCTCTCGTATGGGGCCAAACCGGCGACCTCCTTGACCAAAGATCTGACGAACTTGGTTCTGTTAGAGGAAGCACCCTTTCTGTACGAGATCTTTGGGGCTGGGGTCATCTGGGTGACCTTCTTACCCTTGTTCAAACCAGTAGCGATACCTGCGTGCTGTTAGTAAGCTGTGCGTGTGGCGTGTGGTGCGAGGAGCGCGGCGTGTGACGAGCGGACTTCGACGGCCCGCCCGGGTTTCCCTGGTGCCCGGCTGTTTTGCGTTGCGTCTCATTCTCTCCTCCTCTTTCTCCTGAGAGCTAGCCACCCCGGTCTTGGTCTGTTCCTCGTGCGCGCACGGTACGGCCTGGCCTTCGCTCTTGATCCACAACCCTGGTTCCTCTCGTGTGTCTCACGCAATTTTCTCGAGTCTTCCCACAAGGCTGCATCGCTTCAAGTAAATCGTGCGCATAGCGCACATCGAGCCCCACAAGTTTCCCGTGTCTCATACACCATGCCGCGTTCCCTCGTTCTCTGCCTTCGACATACCAGATTTAACGGCCATTGTTACTCTTGCTGTGCTTGGTCTTGTAAAGTAGAGgagccttcaaaaatccCGAATTGTTTTATTcacctgctgctgtctgggtaaaaattttccagaACGAAGCTTACACAGTACGGGACGAGCACTGCCGGGGGGGCCTGTTACCCGGATACTGGGCGCCTGGGCGGCTACACTCGCTAGCGAGGCCGCCGCCCGGTGGAGGCTAGGCGGAGGCGAGCCTACCGGACCAGCGTGCTAGGCTGGGATCCGATGCCCCAGGCAGACCACGTCCAGCGTCCCCCGCCTGGCGCCCCCGCCTAGCTCCCGCGGGATTACGGCCAGTGTCGTCATCTGCGTGGGGCGGCTGTTTGCGTGGGTCTGTGAACGCATGAATGCGAAAAAGTTCCACGATCGTCGGATTTGAACATGATGCATGGGTGCGAGCAGTCAAATGTAAACTAAAGCGTAGATCATGACATGTATATGTCATGTGATAGCATGCTCACGTGTTAGTAGATAATCTGTTCTCTTCTGGCTATTTACAGTTATGTGAGTTTGAGCCCGCCGCGCAGGCGATATATGCCTTCAGACGGTGATAGTCTTCAGGTCGAAGCCGTAACTACTTAGGGCAGCGAGGATGTCGCGCACGCTGGTGCCCGCGTAGGCGTCCAGGAACTGCTTGTAAGTGAGTGTCTCGCCATCGGCGCGGTGCTcgagcttctcgagcgGGtacagcagctgcagcagcttACGGCGACCGCACGTGACACGGACGGTTTCGCCGTCCAGGGCCTCCTCGAAGTACACGGTGTGCTCCGCGCCGTCAATGCCGCGCACCACGGCAGCGTCCTTGTGCGGCGGGTTCTCACGCAGCTCCTGTCTCTGCAGCACGCGGTAGCGCAGCTTCCAACCAGTGGGGCCCAGCTCCTTGATTCTCGCAGACTTCTCCTTGGTCAGGTAGTTATCGATGCCGCCCTCCTTGGTCACGGTCCGCAGCACCTTCGCAGTCATCCGTATGCTCACGTTGCGGCTCAGGGCCTCGCTCCATAagcccttcttgatcaCGTTCGGCAACCACCGTCTCCGGGTCTTGGTCTTGCTCTCGGCAACGTTGTTTCCGTACTGTATGAACGACCCACCGTACAGGCCCTTGTTGCTCTGCTTGAAGATCTGCGACTCGCCGAACTCGTAGTCCGGGAACGCCTTGCGCGCCTTGGGAACGAAAATGGGCCTCGCGTCGCCAACTTTGTAGTCCGGCTTCTTCGCCACGTTTCTGCACTCCACCAGCCGCCACTCCCGGAAGAGGCAGGGAATCGTCGAAAAGCCCCTCTGCAGCCTTGGCCAATTGACGGACATCGCTTGTGTGGTGTCTGAGGCTCTTGGATCGCCGTGTCGATGCTCCAGCATCCATGAATTGCCAGTAAAACAATTtataaaaatttgagaaatcACGGGCCACGTGACGTACCCGCCTATCTAACTTGCCGCGCAAGCGCTCTATCTGCAATGCTCACTTCCAAACCTTTCTCAGCCCTTTCCAGTTCCCCAAGTTCGCAGGCTTCTGGCCTGCGCCTGGCTCGCACCGATGCGAAGGGCTCTGTCTCAACAGCGCCACCTCCTGCTCGAGTTGGGCGATTTTGTCCTGCAACTCTTGGTTTTCGCTCATTACTTGCAAGTTTCTCGCCATAGTCTCCTGTAAGTCTGCCTTAAGATCCGTAGGGAGCTCCGCGTCTGGGTTGGGCAGCGAGCGCTTGCGCACTTCCTCTTTGAGCTGCGTCTTGAGGTGCGCCACTTCTGCCACGAGATCTCGGTTTTCATCCTGCAATGTCTCCATGGCAAGCCGGTTCTCGATCAATTCGTTAGCGATACTGATATGCTCTCTGTTCAGTATCGTATGGTCGTGCTCTAGCTTCCTAACTTCGTTGTGCaattgtttgttttttatACGTAGCGCCTCGAACTGCGCTTCCTTCTGCGACTCGAGCAGATGTATCTCCTCATACTCTGCAACATAGCGTTTCAGCGTTATGGGTGTGATCTGCACTTCCTTCATGGCATCCTCCACAAATGCGTCGATATCGTAGTCCTCATCGGTGATTTCTGGGCTGCTCTCCTTCTTTGGTATGGCCCGGCTAAGTAGCGAAACGGTTGAGCCCGAGTCGCCTTTAGTAGCTTTCGCCCGCCGCCGCTCCTTGACAGAATCTTTTAGATAGTACGCAAACAGTCCGTCTTTGAGAAACTCTAAAAGTTGATCAAACTGCAGGGCCAGCAACGTCTTCTCGTTCCGAATCATCAGAACAACTGCAAACTTCAGAATAGCATCAACTCCCTCAACTAAGATGATGTCAAAGATACGCAGCACAAAGCAGAGTGGGAACCTATAGGCAAAACATGTAAGAAACCATTGCGAGGCATACATCGAGGACCTCACGCCCTGTCTTGCTAGGTGATAGTAAAGAGAAGGAGAGTTCTCTTCCAGGAGGCGGTCAAATTGATACAGCTTCACATGCAATCCTGGCATCCCTGGCAAGAATAAGTCTCGTAATCCGTATCCTTTCATTAAGCTTATCAACAGGCCAAATGCCTCAGCCTCAGATTCCACATTTAGAATTAGCGCAGTCGTTATAAAACCCATTCCTTGAGTGTATCCCACTGCATCGTCATATATAGAGTAGGCCTTCAGCACATTGAACAAAGAATCTGTCTTATCGTCTGGAATGTAGTTGGTTCTCAATATATCCCGTTGAATAGCTTTTTCGTGAGGCGACTCACAAGCCTCCAATGCTCCGTATATTTCTTCGACGCCTTTCGACTTTGTATTTGCCATAAGTTGCCAGATAATTCCCCTAATTTGAGGTGGTATCCCCCCTGTGATTtcctgctccagcttcaCAGAGTCTTTTTTGGCTACTTCAGCGTAGTTGTTAACAAGCCTCGTCCAAAAAGGCCAGTCTATTTCTACAAGCTCACGGTGCTCTTCCGGATCTTGGGAaggctctttttctgcgGATATTGTTTCCAAAAAGGCTGTGTAGCTGGACTTCAACATCCGAGTTCCCTCTTGCAGGCTCTCTTGAGTCACCCCATCTTTCGAAAGGTATTCCTCTTCGTAGTCATTGAATCTGCTTATGACTAGGTCAAAGTCAGCGCTGGCGGATCGCTTATGACCTGACCTGGGCGGCAAGCTTGGCGGGGAAGGTTGTGCATGAGTCAAGGCCGCATTCTTCCTGAACTTCTCAGACTTGAGTTCCTCTGAGAGGGGAGGGGGCACAGGATGAACctggcttttcttgagagTGGAGGCAGGTAAAGCTGCAGAACCACGTGGAGGCAGTGGCGGAGAAGATGTGTTTAGGCTTCGTGGGGGCAATGCCGGCAATGGCCGCGCTCCACTTCCATCTGGCAACAGAGGAGGAGGTGCTGTTTCCTGGTCAACTTGCTTCACCGTGTGGTCAGGTCc
Encoded proteins:
- the INH1 gene encoding ATPase inhibitor (some similarities with uniprot|P01097 Saccharomyces cerevisiae YDL181W); the protein is MLSQSARASLKKSLKLQLPAMPAMPAVGGRFYSEGSVGSPRGEGADDSFVRRERAQEDYFIRQHEKEQLEKLRQQVKQQQQKIEHLEGRLGDKLKEGQ
- the CMC4 gene encoding Cmc4p (similar to uniprot|Q3E7A9 Saccharomyces cerevisiae YMR194C-B), translating into MTDPCKPQACAIQGCLTKTGFDESKCSHLIDSLYECCSKFYNERGADARTPCCPVPSLLRLKLEQRACGPLDAKRVR
- a CDS encoding KLTH0H02574p (conserved hypothetical protein); this translates as MLRSTRRYYSTPPTYFGSLGPRLAPATPAAPMAPFHAPREPARKPFLELATLFSVLALSFFAVDNYRARLAAELRLEEQALKARQAQELIAKQMNAQRKKRELQILNERKLVQTRQMKVALHVAMLRKQLLDVGLAPATIEDALQEFERSVRMENSISNVSGTRLWVTDESPAKQFVPDVREYEARD
- the RPL36A gene encoding 60S ribosomal protein eL36 (highly similar to uniprot|P05745 Saccharomyces cerevisiae YMR194W RPL36A and to uniprot|O14455 Saccharomyces cerevisiae YPL249C-A RPL36B Proteins component of the large (60S) ribosomal subunit) gives rise to the protein MAVKSGIATGLNKGKKVTQMTPAPKISYRKGASSNRTKFVRSLVKEVAGLAPYERRLIDLIRNAGEKRARKVAKKRLGTFGRAKAKVEEMNDIITASRRH
- the MRPL24 gene encoding mitochondrial 54S ribosomal protein bL28m (similar to uniprot|P36525 Saccharomyces cerevisiae YMR193W MRPL24 Mitochondrial ribosomal protein of the large subunit) gives rise to the protein MLEHRHGDPRASDTTQAMSVNWPRLQRGFSTIPCLFREWRLVECRNVAKKPDYKVGDARPIFVPKARKAFPDYEFGESQIFKQSNKGLYGGSFIQYGNNVAESKTKTRRRWLPNVIKKGLWSEALSRNVSIRMTAKVLRTVTKEGGIDNYLTKEKSARIKELGPTGWKLRYRVLQRQELRENPPHKDAAVVRGIDGAEHTVYFEEALDGETVRVTCGRRKLLQLLYPLEKLEHRADGETLTYKQFLDAYAGTSVRDILAALSSYGFDLKTITV
- the GYP5 gene encoding GTPase-activating protein GYP5 (weakly similar to uniprot|Q12344 Saccharomyces cerevisiae YPL249C GYP5 GTPase-activating protein (GAP) for yeast Rab family members Ypt1p is the preferred in vitro substrate but also acts on Sec4p involved in ER to Golgi trafficking interacts with the yeast amphiphysins Rvs161p and Rvs167p); the encoded protein is MSDTQSTEVPSLKDVEAFDRNEEESGVTEEMRTEVSDAALMSPAAEEAPANASQTESDLKPKITPATSDLTNQASLVESDLTEELQQKAPENADHSPQTLDSEQQDDSDRSSAHSELNFAAYEEDTGEDYNAETTNPSAINDDSGVGDEDQNHDLIHSSPEKLDGPDHTVKQVDQETAPPPLLPDGSGARPLPALPPRSLNTSSPPLPPRGSAALPASTLKKSQVHPVPPPLSEELKSEKFRKNAALTHAQPSPPSLPPRSGHKRSASADFDLVISRFNDYEEEYLSKDGVTQESLQEGTRMLKSSYTAFLETISAEKEPSQDPEEHRELVEIDWPFWTRLVNNYAEVAKKDSVKLEQEITGGIPPQIRGIIWQLMANTKSKGVEEIYGALEACESPHEKAIQRDILRTNYIPDDKTDSLFNVLKAYSIYDDAVGYTQGMGFITTALILNVESEAEAFGLLISLMKGYGLRDLFLPGMPGLHVKLYQFDRLLEENSPSLYYHLARQGVRSSMYASQWFLTCFAYRFPLCFVLRIFDIILVEGVDAILKFAVVLMIRNEKTLLALQFDQLLEFLKDGLFAYYLKDSVKERRRAKATKGDSGSTVSLLSRAIPKKESSPEITDEDYDIDAFVEDAMKEVQITPITLKRYVAEYEEIHLLESQKEAQFEALRIKNKQLHNEVRKLEHDHTILNREHISIANELIENRLAMETLQDENRDLVAEVAHLKTQLKEEVRKRSLPNPDAELPTDLKADLQETMARNLQVMSENQELQDKIAQLEQEVALLRQSPSHRCEPGAGQKPANLGNWKGLRKVWK